The following coding sequences lie in one Balneola vulgaris DSM 17893 genomic window:
- the hslU gene encoding ATP-dependent protease ATPase subunit HslU encodes MITEHNLTPQQIVRELDKYIVGQKEAKRSVSIALRNRWRRLNSREEIREEIVPNNILLIGPTGVGKTEIARRLAKLAMAPFLKVEASKFTEVGYVGRDVESMIRDLTDIAVNMVKQEMQDRVKEKAADAVENRILDILIPPVKKPSGVGFSSDKTDFDPTKASDNELNERTRERFREKLKNGELEDRQIEIEVKNKKTPMMQVFGPGGMEEMGMNLQDMLGNVGKSNKSKKKLPISEAREMLLEEEAEKLIDHDSAVQEALERVQKQGIVFIDEIDKIAEPSTGAGKSGPDVSRQGVQRDLLPIVEGSTVNTKHGIVKTDHILFIGSGAFHVSKPSDMIPELQGRFPIRVELNSLTEDDFYKILSEPKNALTKQYEAMLETEGVSISFTDEAIRELAKIAAEVNAQVENIGARRLHTIMSSLFDELLFAVPDDISSGEITIDPTYVNKQLDSLVKDKDLSHYIL; translated from the coding sequence TATAGCTTTGAGAAACCGCTGGAGACGTTTGAACTCACGTGAAGAAATCCGTGAAGAGATCGTTCCTAATAACATTTTATTAATTGGACCAACAGGGGTTGGTAAAACTGAAATTGCCCGCCGTTTAGCGAAATTAGCTATGGCTCCCTTCCTAAAAGTGGAAGCTTCGAAATTTACTGAAGTGGGATATGTAGGCCGTGATGTAGAATCAATGATTCGCGACCTCACCGATATAGCGGTAAATATGGTTAAGCAGGAAATGCAAGACCGTGTGAAGGAAAAGGCTGCTGATGCGGTTGAAAACCGTATTCTAGATATTCTCATCCCTCCTGTTAAAAAGCCAAGTGGCGTAGGTTTTAGCAGTGATAAAACTGATTTTGATCCAACCAAAGCTAGTGATAACGAACTCAATGAACGCACCCGAGAACGTTTCCGCGAAAAGCTTAAAAATGGTGAATTAGAAGACCGCCAAATTGAGATTGAGGTTAAGAACAAGAAAACCCCAATGATGCAGGTTTTTGGACCAGGCGGTATGGAAGAAATGGGGATGAACCTCCAAGATATGCTGGGCAATGTAGGTAAGAGTAATAAGTCTAAGAAAAAGCTCCCTATCTCAGAAGCCCGTGAAATGCTACTTGAAGAAGAAGCAGAAAAACTGATTGATCACGACTCAGCCGTTCAAGAAGCCTTAGAACGTGTTCAAAAGCAAGGTATCGTTTTTATTGACGAGATCGATAAAATTGCCGAGCCTTCAACAGGTGCAGGTAAAAGCGGACCCGATGTAAGTCGCCAAGGGGTACAGCGCGATCTACTTCCAATTGTGGAAGGAAGCACTGTGAACACCAAACACGGAATCGTTAAAACCGACCACATTTTATTTATTGGTTCTGGAGCTTTTCACGTTTCAAAACCTTCGGATATGATTCCTGAGCTTCAAGGACGTTTCCCAATTCGTGTAGAATTAAATTCACTTACTGAAGATGATTTCTACAAAATTCTGTCGGAACCGAAGAACGCGCTTACTAAACAGTATGAAGCCATGCTTGAAACCGAAGGAGTTTCCATCTCTTTCACGGATGAAGCTATTCGAGAATTGGCAAAAATTGCGGCTGAAGTGAATGCTCAAGTAGAAAATATCGGAGCACGTAGACTACACACCATCATGTCTTCGTTATTCGACGAGTTATTGTTTGCGGTGCCTGATGATATCAGTTCTGGTGAGATTACAATCGATCCAACCTATGTGAACAAACAATTGGATTCTTTGGTTAAAGATAAAGACTTGAGCCATTACATCCTTTAA
- a CDS encoding S41 family peptidase translates to MSLKKFIAPQVVIVAVLSLLNVLGIEAIVERNDDDRTNIIKYAQATRSIVANYFSDADLNNMYQVSIKEFVTHIEDSTLILEGTPIDTTFAGVEIEDITDAFTGFEKAYFYVANNTEGEDMKKLTEYAIRGLFSTLDPHSVYIEPEDSERVQEEFAGKFQGIGVQFNIIQDTITVVTAISGGPSDQLGIRTGDRIVAIEDSSAVGFTNDQVLKRLRGEKGSEVNITIVRPGVSSPMDFKIIRDDIPLYTVDSSYMLDDKTGYIKINRFAATTHQEFMQASEELETEGMERLILDLRGNPGGYLGQAIAIAEEFFPRGTEIVSTKSKHTRFNGEYYSRNDGAFKDRPVIVLVDEGAASASEIVSGAIQDHDRGLIVGKRTFGKGLVQQQYELIDKSNVRVTISRYYTPSGRLIQKPFVEGGGEEYAYEIYRRNDNAMNDAIEFSEEIPDSLKYRTDAGRIVYGGGGIVPDYIIQDDTTRSGYVINFTIRKRASFDFVRSYLDTKGDEFRAQWEGDFEKFRNEFEWTQSDLNDFEDLLKERGLVVTNEVSKPEFRSDSLFIPEGHMAEVSWMNEGRMKAELARQVWGMPYFYPIVNDVFDESLKEAMTLWEAVDRLKAIAEGRASANVGNLDN, encoded by the coding sequence ATGTCGTTAAAAAAATTCATCGCCCCACAAGTTGTAATAGTAGCAGTACTGTCGCTGCTTAATGTATTAGGTATTGAAGCCATTGTTGAACGCAATGATGATGACCGAACCAATATTATAAAGTATGCTCAAGCTACTCGAAGTATTGTGGCTAATTATTTTAGCGATGCTGACCTAAACAACATGTATCAAGTGAGTATCAAGGAGTTTGTAACTCATATCGAGGACTCCACTTTGATATTGGAAGGCACACCTATTGATACAACCTTTGCTGGGGTTGAAATTGAAGACATTACGGATGCCTTTACAGGTTTCGAAAAAGCTTATTTCTATGTTGCCAACAACACCGAGGGAGAAGACATGAAAAAGCTTACGGAATATGCAATCCGTGGCTTATTTTCTACACTCGACCCTCATTCGGTATACATTGAACCAGAAGACAGCGAACGAGTTCAGGAAGAATTTGCTGGAAAATTCCAGGGTATTGGTGTTCAGTTTAACATCATTCAAGATACCATTACCGTAGTTACAGCCATTTCTGGTGGACCAAGTGATCAACTAGGTATTAGAACTGGTGATCGTATTGTAGCCATTGAAGACAGCAGTGCGGTAGGTTTCACTAACGACCAAGTGCTGAAGCGCTTACGTGGTGAAAAAGGATCTGAAGTAAATATTACTATTGTACGTCCAGGAGTAAGCTCTCCAATGGACTTCAAGATTATCCGCGATGACATCCCACTTTATACCGTTGATAGCTCATATATGCTTGACGACAAAACGGGATACATCAAAATAAACCGTTTTGCGGCTACTACGCATCAAGAGTTTATGCAAGCCTCTGAAGAGTTAGAAACAGAAGGCATGGAACGCCTAATTTTAGACCTTCGTGGTAACCCAGGTGGATACCTTGGGCAAGCCATAGCTATAGCAGAAGAATTCTTCCCTAGAGGAACTGAAATTGTGTCTACAAAGAGTAAGCACACTCGATTCAATGGCGAGTACTACTCACGCAACGATGGTGCTTTTAAAGACCGTCCTGTAATTGTGTTAGTAGATGAAGGCGCTGCATCAGCCAGTGAAATTGTATCAGGAGCTATTCAAGATCACGATCGTGGTTTGATTGTTGGGAAAAGAACCTTTGGTAAAGGATTGGTTCAACAGCAGTATGAGCTTATCGACAAAAGTAACGTGCGTGTTACCATTTCTAGATACTACACCCCTTCTGGACGCTTAATTCAAAAGCCTTTTGTGGAAGGTGGCGGTGAAGAATATGCCTATGAAATCTATCGTCGTAACGACAACGCGATGAATGATGCCATAGAATTCTCTGAAGAAATTCCAGATTCATTAAAGTACCGTACCGATGCTGGCCGTATTGTTTATGGCGGCGGCGGTATTGTACCTGATTATATCATCCAAGATGATACAACGCGTTCTGGCTATGTGATTAACTTCACCATTCGTAAAAGAGCTTCTTTCGATTTTGTGCGTTCTTACCTCGACACTAAAGGGGATGAATTTAGAGCACAATGGGAAGGTGATTTTGAGAAATTCAGAAACGAGTTCGAATGGACCCAAAGCGATTTAAATGATTTCGAAGATCTTTTGAAAGAGCGCGGTTTGGTGGTTACCAATGAAGTAAGTAAACCTGAATTTAGAAGTGACTCCCTATTTATTCCTGAAGGTCATATGGCTGAAGTATCATGGATGAATGAAGGCAGAATGAAAGCTGAGTTAGCTCGTCAAGTATGGGGCATGCCTTACTTCTACCCTATCGTGAATGATGTATTTGATGAATCTCTTAAAGAAGCAATGACCTTATGGGAAGCTGTAGATCGCTTGAAAGCGATAGCTGAAGGCCGAGCTTCTGCAAACGTTGGCAACTTAGACAACTAA
- a CDS encoding amidase, whose translation MLSICWGCSNINTSPSVQLDELTIPEIHTAYQEGTYTAEELVRAYIERIENNDSLITAISVINEDAIQQAQALDQEFEETGVLRPLHGIPMLVKDNFNTKSLPTTAGSLALDGFIPESNATMVQQLIDAGAIIIAKTNMAEWAFSPMHSHSSTIGFTRNPYNTDHVPAGSSGGTGAAIAANFGVIGLGTDTGNSIRGPSSHNALVGYRSTLGLTSRYGVIPLYLRNDVAGPMMRTVHDATLVLNQIAGFDPKDPVTIYSKGKVEEDYTQFLKEDGLEGARIGVLRALSDSNTDPEIQALFEQALQDMKDSGAEIIDPFVIPSFDEVRRNQWCAMFKNDVELYLQEFVKDSSMQTIEDIIAVGTESDFAASRLQSSANANVQTSTEGVCSDPFTDKRRIAYRSAIESEMDRFNVDAIVYPSWNHKPALIDSFRVQYRGDNSQVIAPHTGQPAFTVPMGFTSGNLPAGLQILGRMFDEATLIEISYAYEQKTKHRKAPSLN comes from the coding sequence ATGTTATCGATATGTTGGGGATGTTCTAATATCAATACTTCGCCATCCGTTCAACTCGATGAACTTACCATTCCTGAAATCCACACTGCTTATCAAGAAGGCACCTATACAGCAGAAGAGTTAGTTAGAGCTTATATAGAACGTATTGAAAACAACGACTCGCTGATCACAGCCATTAGTGTGATTAATGAAGATGCCATCCAACAAGCTCAAGCTCTAGACCAAGAATTTGAAGAGACTGGCGTTTTAAGGCCACTTCATGGTATCCCAATGTTGGTGAAGGATAACTTCAACACTAAAAGCTTACCAACTACTGCGGGTTCACTAGCCCTAGATGGATTCATTCCTGAAAGTAACGCCACTATGGTTCAGCAGTTAATAGATGCAGGAGCTATCATTATCGCCAAAACGAATATGGCCGAGTGGGCCTTTAGCCCGATGCACAGTCATAGCTCCACCATTGGTTTTACTCGTAATCCTTATAATACTGATCATGTACCAGCTGGATCTAGTGGTGGAACGGGTGCTGCTATAGCGGCTAACTTTGGTGTAATAGGCTTAGGTACCGACACCGGCAATTCTATACGAGGTCCATCATCTCACAATGCTTTAGTAGGTTATAGATCCACCTTAGGACTAACTAGTAGATATGGAGTTATTCCTCTTTATCTCAGAAATGATGTAGCAGGCCCCATGATGCGAACAGTTCACGATGCTACATTAGTGCTGAATCAGATTGCGGGCTTCGATCCAAAAGATCCCGTCACGATCTATTCAAAAGGGAAGGTGGAGGAAGATTACACCCAGTTTTTAAAAGAGGACGGCTTAGAAGGCGCTAGAATTGGGGTACTACGAGCATTAAGTGATTCGAATACCGATCCAGAGATTCAAGCACTATTTGAGCAAGCATTACAAGATATGAAAGATTCTGGTGCTGAGATCATCGACCCTTTTGTGATTCCAAGTTTCGATGAAGTACGTAGAAACCAATGGTGTGCAATGTTTAAAAATGATGTAGAGTTATACCTCCAGGAATTTGTAAAAGATAGCTCTATGCAAACCATCGAAGATATCATAGCAGTGGGCACTGAATCTGACTTCGCGGCCTCAAGATTACAATCATCAGCCAATGCAAATGTGCAAACTTCAACTGAAGGAGTTTGCTCGGACCCATTTACAGATAAACGTCGAATCGCTTATCGATCAGCTATTGAATCTGAGATGGATCGATTTAATGTGGATGCCATAGTATACCCTTCATGGAATCACAAACCTGCATTAATTGACTCCTTCCGAGTTCAGTATAGAGGAGATAATAGTCAGGTCATCGCGCCTCATACTGGTCAGCCTGCTTTTACCGTACCTATGGGCTTTACATCTGGCAATTTACCAGCAGGTTTACAAATCTTAGGACGAATGTTCGACGAAGCCACACTTATTGAAATAAGCTATGCATACGAACAAAAAACAAAGCACCGTAAAGCACCTTCATTAAACTAA
- the ggt gene encoding gamma-glutamyltransferase: MVVSASEIASQTGIDILKQGGNAIDAAVGTAFSLAVTWPSAGNIGGGGFIVFMDKDGKATTFDFREKAPLASTQDMFLDENGEVISGINHNTLLAVGVPGTVAGLYKAHQKYGKLPWKDVVQPAVTLAKEGFPFTWSLYRAGSSYSKNENLPFMQQYFLNENGELPEPGEIWTQPELAYTLSLIRDHGRDGFYKGEVAKEIASYMKENGGIITEEDLAKYEAIEREPLKGTYKGYEIYSMPPPSSGGATIIQMMNMMEQANFDEIEFNSASYIHLLAETMRRAYADRAQHLGDPDFNPDMPVDRLISKEHAKNRFANLDMTKASESDSSKFGQLYDGTNTTHFSVMDKDGNAVSLTYTLEHSYGVKMGSEKLGFIFNNEMGDFNPQPGVTTSRGQIGTPANVVAPEKRMLSSMSPTIIAKDGKPYLLIGSPGGRTIINTVFQTILNVVEHDMRVDKAIEALKIHHQWLPDRIVYEGDLMSPDTRKILEAMGHTLSTRTNLGALMGITYFPEQNLIIGAADSSRPDGAAIGY, from the coding sequence ATGGTGGTTTCAGCTTCAGAAATTGCATCTCAAACCGGAATTGATATTCTAAAACAAGGGGGAAATGCTATAGATGCTGCTGTAGGAACAGCCTTTTCGTTAGCGGTAACGTGGCCCTCTGCAGGTAATATTGGTGGCGGTGGATTCATCGTATTTATGGACAAAGATGGCAAAGCCACAACTTTCGACTTCAGAGAAAAAGCGCCTTTAGCATCCACTCAAGATATGTTCTTAGATGAAAACGGCGAAGTAATCTCCGGGATCAACCATAACACCCTCCTTGCTGTTGGGGTACCGGGAACTGTTGCAGGCTTATATAAAGCTCATCAAAAATATGGCAAACTTCCGTGGAAAGACGTAGTTCAACCTGCTGTTACACTAGCTAAAGAAGGCTTCCCTTTTACTTGGTCGCTCTATCGCGCAGGTAGTTCGTATAGCAAAAACGAAAACCTGCCCTTTATGCAGCAGTATTTCTTGAATGAAAACGGTGAATTACCAGAGCCGGGTGAGATATGGACACAACCTGAATTAGCCTATACTCTTTCTTTGATTCGTGATCATGGTAGAGATGGTTTTTATAAAGGTGAAGTAGCCAAAGAGATTGCTAGCTATATGAAGGAAAATGGTGGAATTATCACCGAAGAAGATTTAGCTAAATATGAAGCTATAGAAAGAGAACCACTCAAAGGAACGTACAAAGGATACGAGATATACTCTATGCCTCCTCCTAGTTCAGGTGGGGCTACCATCATCCAAATGATGAACATGATGGAGCAAGCAAATTTCGATGAGATCGAGTTTAATTCTGCTTCCTACATCCATCTATTAGCTGAGACCATGAGACGTGCCTACGCCGATCGTGCGCAGCATTTAGGGGATCCTGATTTCAACCCAGACATGCCTGTTGATAGATTAATTTCCAAAGAGCATGCAAAAAACCGCTTTGCTAACTTAGATATGACTAAAGCTTCTGAAAGTGATTCTTCGAAATTCGGTCAGCTTTACGACGGCACGAACACCACGCACTTCTCGGTGATGGATAAAGATGGAAATGCCGTTTCATTAACCTACACGCTAGAACATAGCTACGGTGTGAAAATGGGATCTGAAAAGCTTGGTTTCATCTTTAATAATGAGATGGGCGATTTCAACCCTCAACCAGGTGTTACTACCTCGCGTGGACAAATTGGAACCCCAGCTAATGTGGTAGCCCCTGAAAAACGTATGCTTTCAAGTATGTCGCCAACCATTATAGCCAAAGACGGTAAACCATATTTACTCATTGGAAGCCCGGGTGGACGAACCATTATCAATACCGTGTTTCAGACTATTTTAAATGTAGTTGAACATGATATGCGTGTGGACAAAGCCATCGAAGCTCTTAAAATTCACCATCAATGGCTACCAGACCGAATTGTTTATGAAGGTGATTTGATGTCGCCCGATACCCGTAAAATCCTTGAAGCGATGGGCCATACTCTTAGTACACGTACTAACTTAGGAGCTCTAATGGGCATCACTTATTTTCCTGAACAGAATCTCATTATTGGTGCAGCTGATTCATCTCGACCTGATGGTGCAGCCATAGGTTATTAA
- a CDS encoding PhnA domain-containing protein, giving the protein MTEAKLFARSNHQCELCSANTDLSIYEVPPTDYSDNEIVCCQTCVEQLNDSDSIEPNHWRCLNESMWSTVPAVQVVAWRMLNTLKGEGWPVDLLDMMYLEEETLTWAKSGLSEVDNMDEVIHKDCNGVVLESGDTVVLIKDLNVKGAGFTAKRGTPVRNISLVYDNAEHIEGRVNGQQIVILTKYVKKNS; this is encoded by the coding sequence ATGACCGAAGCCAAATTATTTGCACGTAGCAACCATCAATGTGAATTATGTAGTGCTAACACCGATTTAAGCATATACGAAGTCCCACCTACCGATTATTCAGATAACGAAATTGTTTGTTGCCAAACTTGTGTAGAACAACTCAACGATTCTGATTCTATAGAGCCTAACCATTGGCGTTGTTTAAATGAAAGCATGTGGAGTACAGTACCTGCTGTTCAAGTGGTTGCGTGGCGCATGCTCAACACATTAAAAGGTGAAGGCTGGCCCGTTGATTTACTCGATATGATGTACTTAGAAGAGGAAACTTTGACATGGGCTAAAAGTGGATTATCTGAAGTAGATAACATGGATGAAGTGATTCATAAAGACTGCAATGGAGTGGTATTGGAGTCTGGAGATACGGTAGTTCTTATCAAAGACCTCAACGTTAAAGGAGCTGGATTTACCGCAAAAAGAGGAACTCCTGTTCGTAACATCTCACTGGTTTATGATAATGCTGAACACATTGAGGGACGTGTAAATGGCCAGCAAATCGTGATTCTTACCAAGTATGTAAAGAAGAATAGTTAG
- a CDS encoding SulP family inorganic anion transporter, whose protein sequence is MKKILNLFDLSQEVDYKTEFLSGLTVSMALIPEAVAFALIAGLSPLTGLYAAFMMGLITSIFGGRPGMISGATGAVAVVIASLAISHGVEYVFATVVLAGLIQVSAGVLRLGKLMRLVPQPVIFGFVNGLALIIFMSQLEQFKGPSDDWLTGQPLYMLLGLVLLTMLIIWGLPKISKALPASLVAILAIFGAVVVFDIDTKTVGDIASIKGGFPPFHIPEVPFSLETLSIILPYAFVMAGVGLIESLLTLNIIDEITETRGRGNKEAVAQGAANILSGVFSGMGGCAMIGQSLINVSAGARARLSGIVAAVMLLVFIMFGAGLVEKLPMAALTGLMIMVSIGTFEWASLRTFNRMPKSDIFVMVLVTLVTIFLHNLALAVIIGVIISALVFAWDNAKRIRARKRVDEDGVKHYEIYGPLFFGSISAFNEKFDVLNDPDEIIIDFEESRVVDMSAIEALNKITERYHKVGKRVHLKHLSADCRKLLKDAESIIDVNVMEDPTYKLVVDEI, encoded by the coding sequence ATGAAAAAGATATTAAACCTATTTGATCTCTCTCAAGAAGTAGACTACAAAACAGAGTTCTTATCAGGATTAACCGTTTCGATGGCCTTAATACCAGAAGCTGTAGCCTTCGCTTTAATAGCTGGACTATCGCCATTAACTGGTTTGTATGCAGCATTTATGATGGGCTTAATTACCTCAATTTTTGGAGGTAGACCTGGCATGATTTCAGGTGCAACAGGAGCTGTGGCTGTAGTAATTGCATCACTTGCAATCTCACATGGTGTAGAGTATGTGTTTGCAACCGTAGTACTTGCGGGTTTAATCCAAGTAAGTGCGGGTGTACTTCGATTGGGTAAACTCATGCGACTAGTACCTCAACCAGTAATCTTCGGATTTGTGAATGGTTTAGCGCTTATCATTTTTATGTCGCAGTTAGAACAGTTTAAAGGTCCAAGTGACGATTGGCTTACCGGCCAACCACTGTATATGCTATTAGGCCTTGTACTATTAACAATGCTCATCATCTGGGGGCTCCCAAAAATCAGCAAAGCTCTCCCTGCTTCCTTAGTAGCTATCTTAGCCATATTTGGGGCTGTTGTTGTATTCGATATTGATACCAAAACGGTAGGTGATATCGCTTCTATTAAAGGTGGTTTTCCTCCATTTCATATCCCAGAAGTACCATTTAGTTTAGAAACCCTTAGTATCATTCTTCCTTATGCCTTTGTAATGGCGGGTGTGGGTCTGATTGAGAGTTTATTAACGTTGAACATCATTGATGAAATTACAGAGACTCGTGGTCGTGGAAATAAAGAAGCGGTAGCTCAAGGAGCTGCAAATATCTTGTCAGGTGTATTCTCTGGAATGGGCGGTTGTGCTATGATTGGCCAAAGTTTGATAAACGTATCAGCTGGTGCAAGAGCTCGACTCTCAGGTATTGTTGCCGCAGTAATGTTACTCGTATTTATCATGTTTGGTGCTGGACTCGTTGAGAAGCTACCTATGGCTGCTTTAACGGGACTGATGATTATGGTATCGATTGGAACCTTTGAGTGGGCTAGTTTGAGAACCTTCAACCGCATGCCTAAGTCAGATATTTTTGTAATGGTGCTGGTAACACTAGTAACCATTTTCTTACACAACCTAGCTCTTGCAGTAATTATAGGTGTGATTATCTCAGCCTTAGTATTCGCTTGGGATAATGCAAAGCGTATTCGTGCACGTAAGCGCGTAGATGAAGATGGCGTGAAGCATTATGAAATCTATGGACCACTATTCTTTGGATCTATTTCAGCGTTCAATGAAAAGTTTGATGTATTAAACGATCCTGACGAAATCATCATCGATTTCGAAGAAAGTAGAGTGGTTGATATGTCGGCTATTGAAGCACTGAATAAAATTACAGAGCGTTACCACAAAGTAGGTAAGAGGGTGCACTTGAAACATTTGAGTGCTGATTGCCGCAAGCTTCTAAAAGATGCCGAGTCAATCATCGACGTGAATGTAATGGAAGATCCTACATACAAATTAGTAGTAGACGAAATTTAG
- a CDS encoding threonine aldolase family protein, translated as MIDLRSDTVTKPTPLMLKAMMEAPVGDDVFNEDPSVQALEKRVSTLFGMDAGLFVPSGTMSNQLGIKVLTEPGDELLIDEKGHIYNYETAGVGVLSGVQIQTIAGERGKLNPDLLANTVRGAFDWEPKTKVLCLENTTNKGGGACYSKVELIALKKFADDHNLMVHLDGARIWNAMIATGIEASFFGNIADTISVCFSKGLGAPVGSMLLSTKERIAKARRFRKMWGGGMRQVGILAAAADHALTHHYELLKTDHERARQLAEVINSKEQFSVDLDSLETNILLFDTKEESAMEFIEKMSAHDIHMIPFGPNTVRITFHFQISEAEMDVIMQAFNAL; from the coding sequence ATGATCGATCTTCGTAGTGATACGGTAACAAAACCAACTCCATTAATGCTTAAAGCTATGATGGAGGCTCCTGTTGGAGATGATGTGTTTAATGAAGACCCTTCGGTTCAAGCTTTAGAAAAAAGAGTTTCTACACTGTTTGGAATGGACGCAGGCCTGTTTGTGCCAAGTGGTACCATGAGTAATCAACTGGGTATAAAAGTACTAACCGAGCCGGGTGATGAATTATTGATTGATGAAAAAGGCCACATATATAACTATGAAACGGCCGGTGTGGGGGTGTTATCGGGAGTTCAAATTCAGACCATAGCTGGGGAACGAGGAAAGTTAAATCCTGACTTATTAGCTAATACCGTTCGGGGAGCATTCGACTGGGAACCCAAAACGAAAGTGCTATGCCTTGAAAACACAACGAATAAAGGGGGCGGGGCATGCTATTCCAAAGTAGAATTGATAGCCCTTAAAAAATTTGCTGACGATCATAACCTCATGGTGCATTTAGACGGTGCTCGTATTTGGAATGCAATGATAGCAACAGGTATTGAAGCTTCCTTCTTTGGCAACATAGCTGATACCATTTCAGTGTGCTTTAGTAAAGGCTTGGGAGCACCTGTGGGATCCATGCTGCTGTCGACCAAAGAACGGATTGCAAAAGCCCGAAGGTTTAGAAAAATGTGGGGTGGAGGAATGCGCCAAGTTGGAATACTTGCAGCTGCGGCCGACCACGCCCTAACTCATCACTATGAACTTCTGAAAACAGATCATGAGCGAGCAAGACAGCTTGCGGAAGTGATTAATAGCAAAGAGCAATTCAGCGTTGATTTAGATTCATTAGAAACGAACATTCTTTTGTTTGACACCAAAGAGGAATCGGCAATGGAGTTTATCGAGAAGATGAGTGCTCATGATATTCATATGATTCCATTTGGCCCGAATACAGTTCGTATTACTTTTCATTTCCAAATTTCGGAAGCTGAAATGGATGTTATAATGCAGGCTTTTAACGCTCTTTAA
- a CDS encoding carbon-nitrogen hydrolase family protein → MISLHTHLTFICVENLYKIAVVQHPPVYLNLSQSVEKAVELIKESAEGKARMVVFPETWLPGYPVWLDYAPNAGVWDHPGAKQLFRLLHENSLEIDSSLFHQLQNAAIENDCLVVMGANERVGRTIYNTIFYFHPSCEHVLHRKLMPTYTERLVWGMGDGSTLSPVKHDGHTITGLICWEHWMPLARAATRAQGEDIHIAQWPMVKDLHQIASQQYAFEGQCYVIAAGCTLTKAQMINGIKSHSKEYAEALEMIHSIPLLEQDYVLKGGSSVIKPNTEYLVSPVKEKETIIYTELNLSILSEGNLFIDTNGHYARPDVFKLTVNRNPQQNISYNDDIEG, encoded by the coding sequence ATGATTTCCCTTCATACTCATTTAACATTTATCTGTGTGGAAAATCTATATAAAATAGCGGTGGTACAACACCCACCTGTTTATTTAAATCTCTCGCAAAGCGTAGAGAAAGCCGTCGAACTTATCAAAGAATCGGCGGAAGGAAAAGCACGGATGGTAGTTTTTCCAGAAACGTGGCTGCCCGGTTATCCAGTGTGGCTTGATTATGCTCCCAATGCCGGTGTTTGGGATCATCCCGGTGCAAAGCAGTTGTTCAGGTTGCTTCACGAAAACTCTCTTGAAATAGATTCTTCCCTCTTTCATCAACTTCAAAATGCGGCCATAGAAAACGATTGCCTTGTAGTGATGGGAGCTAATGAACGAGTGGGCCGAACCATCTACAACACAATTTTTTACTTCCACCCGAGTTGTGAGCATGTTCTTCATCGTAAACTCATGCCTACTTATACCGAGCGTTTGGTTTGGGGAATGGGCGACGGTAGCACTCTAAGCCCCGTTAAACATGATGGGCATACTATCACTGGTCTTATTTGCTGGGAACACTGGATGCCTTTAGCTCGAGCTGCTACTAGAGCACAAGGTGAGGATATACATATCGCCCAATGGCCTATGGTTAAAGATCTGCATCAAATAGCTAGCCAACAGTATGCCTTTGAAGGCCAATGTTATGTGATAGCTGCCGGCTGTACCCTTACAAAAGCTCAAATGATTAATGGTATCAAATCTCATTCAAAGGAATATGCCGAAGCACTTGAAATGATCCATTCCATTCCACTTTTAGAACAAGACTATGTTCTCAAAGGTGGCAGTTCTGTCATCAAACCTAATACTGAATATTTGGTGTCTCCGGTAAAAGAAAAAGAAACCATTATATATACTGAGTTAAATCTGTCTATTTTAAGCGAAGGAAATTTGTTTATTGATACCAACGGTCATTATGCTCGCCCTGATGTCTTTAAACTAACCGTGAATAGGAATCCACAACAAAACATAAGCTACAACGACGACATTGAAGGTTGA